Proteins encoded by one window of Vitis riparia cultivar Riparia Gloire de Montpellier isolate 1030 chromosome 11, EGFV_Vit.rip_1.0, whole genome shotgun sequence:
- the LOC117924554 gene encoding auxin-responsive protein IAA1-like — MQDFKFDTMPSNTADQSPDSSTTGMSLKDTELTLGLPGEAQVVIVGGKSCSKRGYSDTVDFRFRCCSGESSAKAEQVDWPGNEISGPGKAPDSKAQVVGWPPVRSVRKKALKSCKYVKVAVDGAPYLRKVDLEVHRSYQQLLMALETMFDCFTISSNDLEESKIMNPVNGAEYVPTYEDKDGDWMLVGDVPWNMFVESCKRVRLMKSSEAIGLAPRTPSCTSTT; from the exons ATGCAAGACTTCAAGTTTGACACGATGCCGTCCAACACCGCGGACCAATCGCCGGACTCTAGCACCACCGGCATGAGTTTGAAGGATACTGAGTTGACCTTGGGCTTGCCTGGAGAGGCTCAGGTGGTCATCGTCGGAGGGAAGAGCTGCTCCAAACGTGGATACTCCGACACCGTTGATTTCAGGTTCCGTTGCTGCAGCGGCGAGTCGAGCGCAAAGGCTGAGCAGGTTGATTGGCCGGGAAATGAGATCTCCGGCCCCGGGAAAGCTCCGGACTCAAA GGCACAAGTGGTAGGGTGGCCACCGGTGAGATCGGTAAGGAAGAAGGCGTTGAAGAGTTGCAAGTACGTGAAGGTGGCGGTGGATGGAGCACCGTATCTGCGGAAAGTGGATTTGGAGGTGCACCGTAGCTACCAGCAGCTGTTGATGGCCTTGGAGACAATGTTCGATTGCTTCACCATCAGTa GCAATGATTTGGAAGAAAGCAAGATCATGAATCCCGTAAATGGAGCAGAATATGTGCCAACATACGAAGACAAAGACGGGGACTGGATGTTAGTTGGAGACGTTCCTTGGAA TATGTTTGTGGAATCATGCAAGCGGGTACGGTTGATGAAAAGCTCAGAGGCTATTGGGTTAG CACCAAGGACCCCTTCCTGCACAAGCACGACTTGA
- the LOC117925270 gene encoding palmitoyl-acyl carrier protein thioesterase, chloroplastic, producing MVATAATSAFFAVASPSSDPDAKPSTKPGGGSAILRGIKSRNAPSGSLQVKANAQAPPKINGTTVGYTSSAGGVKTEDDMLSPPPRTFINQLPDWSMLLAAITTIFLAAEKQWMMLDWKPRRSDMLIDPFGLGKIVQDGLVFRQNFSIRSYEIGADRTASIETLMNHLQETALNHVRTAGLLGDGFGSTPEMSIRNLIWVVTRMQVVVDRYPTWGDVVQVDTWVCASGKNGMRRDWIIRDCKTGETLTRASSVWVMMNKQTRRLSKIPDAVRAEIEPYFMDSAPIVDEDGRKLPKLDDSTADYIRTGLTPRWSDLDVNQHVNNVKYIGWILESAPLPILESHELSSMTLEYRRECGRDSVLQSLTAVCGTGVGNLLDCGNVECQHLLRLEEGAEIVKGRTEWRPKYAHSMGGVGQIPAESA from the exons ATGGTTGCCACTGCAGCCACTTCTGCATTCTTTGCAGTTGCTTCTCCATCTTCTGATCCAGATGCAAAACCTTCCACCAAGCCGGGGGGTGGGTCTGCAATTTTGAGGGGAATCAAGTCAAGAAATGCTCCTTCAGGCAGTTTGCAAGTTAAGGCAAATGCCCAAGCCCCTCCTAAGATAAATGGTACCACAGTTGGTTATACCTCCTCGGCGGGAGGCGTGAAGACTGAGGATGACATGTTGTCGCCTCCACCTAGGACTTTCATCAACCAATTGCCAGACTGGAGCATGCTTCTTGCTGCTATTACAACCATCTTCTTGGCAGCTGAGAAGCAGTGGATGATGCTTGACTGGAAACCAAGGAGGTCTGACATGCTAATCGACCCATTTGGCTTAGGGAAAATTGTCCAAGATGGTCTTGTTTTCAGGCAAAACTTCTCGATTAGATCATATGAAATAGGTGCTGATCGAACCGCATCCATAGAAACGTTGATGAATCATTTACAG GAAACTGCACTTAACCATGTTAGGACTGCTGGTCTTCTGGGTGATGGTTTTGGTTCAACGCCAGAGATGAGCATAAGGAACCTAATATGGGTGGTCACTCGAATGCAGGTTGTGGTAGATCGGTACCCTACTTG GGGTGATGTTGTTCAAGTGGATACTTGGGTATGTGCATCTGGGAAGAATGGCATGCGTCGTGATTGGATAATCCGTGATTGCAAAACTGGGGAAACTCTAACCAGAGCCTCCAG TGTGTGGGTGATGATGAATAAGCAGACCAGGAGATTATCAAAAATTCCAGATGCAGTTCGAGCTGAAATAGAGCCTTATTTTATGGATTCTGCTCCTATTGTGGATGAGGATGGCAGAAAACTGCCCAAACTTGATGACAGCACTGCGGATTATATCCGCACAGGACTAACT CCTAGATGGAGTGATTTAGATGTCAATCAGCATGTTAACAATGTGAAGTACATCGGTTGGATCCTTGAG AGTGCTCCACTGCCAATCTTGGAGAGTCACGAGCTTTCTTCCATGACTCTGGAGTACAGGAGGGAGTGTGGAAGGGACAGTGTGCTGCAGTCCCTCACTGCTGTCTGTGGAACTGGTGTTGGTAATTTGCTGGATTGTGGAAATGTTGAGTGCCAGCACCTTCTTCGACTTGAGGAAGGAGCTGAGATTGTGAAGGGAAGGACCGAGTGGAGGCCAAAGTATGCCCACAGCATGGGGGGTGTGGGCCAGATCCCAGCAGAAAGTGCTTGA